A region from the Citrobacter telavivensis genome encodes:
- the glgX gene encoding glycogen debranching protein GlgX has translation MTQLVAGNATPHGATYDGHGVNFTLFSVHAERVELCVFDASGNEQRYDLPARTGDVWHGYLADARPGLRYGYRVHGPWQPAQGHWFNPAKLLIDPCARRVEGDLKDDPLMHAGYDQPDHRDNATIAPKCVVTADRYDWEDDAPPRTPWGNTVVYEAHVKGLTCLHPQIPPEIRGTYKALGHPVMTNYLKHLGITALELLPVAHFASEPRLQRLGLSNYWGYNPVALFALHPSYACSPETALDEFRDAVKALHNAGIEVILDIVLNHSAELDLDGPLISLRGIDNRSYYWIREDGDYHNWTGCGNTLNLSHPGVVEYALECLRYWVETCHVDGFRFDLASVMGRTPAFRQDAPLFTAIKQCPVLSAVKLIAEPWDIGAGGYQVGNFPAPFAEWNDHFRDASRRFWLQRNLSLGEFAGRFAASSDVFKRDGRKPSASVNLVTAHDGFTLRDCVCFNQKHNEANGEENRDGTDNNHSNNHGKEGLGGTLEVVERRRDSIHALLTTLLLSQGTPMLLAGDEHGHSQHGNNNAYCQDNALTWLDWSQASGGLIDFTAALIKLRQQIPALVGDHWWEEGDGNVRWLNRHAQPLSADEWQHGPMQMQILLSDRFLIAINAALDTAEIVLPEGEWRAVPPFAGVDNPVITAVWPGPAHGLCVFQR, from the coding sequence ATGACGCAACTGGTTGCCGGCAACGCCACACCGCATGGCGCAACGTATGACGGACACGGCGTGAATTTCACGCTCTTTTCCGTGCATGCTGAGCGCGTTGAGCTGTGTGTGTTTGACGCGTCAGGCAATGAGCAGCGCTACGACCTGCCAGCGCGCACCGGGGATGTTTGGCACGGTTATCTGGCCGACGCCCGTCCCGGTCTGCGCTATGGCTACCGCGTGCATGGCCCGTGGCAGCCCGCGCAGGGGCACTGGTTTAATCCGGCGAAGCTGCTGATTGATCCCTGCGCGCGTCGCGTAGAGGGCGACCTGAAAGATGACCCGCTGATGCATGCGGGTTATGACCAGCCGGATCATCGCGATAACGCCACCATTGCGCCGAAGTGCGTGGTGACAGCCGATCGCTATGACTGGGAAGACGATGCCCCACCGCGCACGCCGTGGGGCAACACCGTGGTCTATGAAGCGCACGTCAAAGGATTAACCTGTCTGCATCCGCAGATCCCGCCGGAGATTCGCGGTACGTATAAAGCGCTCGGTCATCCGGTGATGACCAACTACCTGAAGCATTTGGGTATTACCGCGCTGGAACTGCTGCCCGTGGCGCATTTCGCCAGTGAACCGCGTTTACAACGGTTGGGGCTGTCGAACTACTGGGGCTACAACCCCGTCGCGCTGTTTGCGCTGCATCCGAGCTATGCCTGCTCGCCAGAGACGGCGCTGGACGAATTCCGCGATGCCGTTAAGGCGCTGCACAACGCGGGTATTGAGGTCATCCTCGACATTGTGCTCAATCACAGTGCTGAGCTGGATCTGGACGGACCGCTCATCTCCCTGCGCGGAATCGACAACCGTAGCTATTATTGGATCAGAGAGGATGGCGATTACCACAACTGGACCGGTTGCGGTAACACGCTCAATCTCAGCCATCCTGGCGTGGTGGAGTATGCCCTTGAATGCCTGCGTTACTGGGTCGAAACCTGCCACGTTGATGGTTTTCGATTTGACCTGGCATCGGTGATGGGGCGCACGCCGGCGTTTCGCCAGGATGCGCCGTTGTTTACCGCCATCAAACAGTGCCCGGTACTGTCCGCCGTTAAGCTTATCGCTGAACCGTGGGATATCGGGGCTGGCGGGTATCAGGTGGGGAATTTCCCCGCGCCGTTCGCTGAGTGGAACGATCATTTTCGCGATGCGTCACGCCGTTTCTGGCTACAGCGCAATCTGTCGCTTGGTGAGTTTGCCGGGCGCTTTGCGGCCTCCAGCGACGTGTTTAAGCGGGATGGGCGCAAACCTTCTGCTTCCGTCAATCTGGTCACCGCGCATGACGGTTTTACGCTCAGAGACTGCGTTTGCTTCAATCAGAAACACAATGAGGCAAACGGAGAGGAAAATCGGGACGGAACCGACAATAACCATAGCAATAATCATGGTAAAGAAGGATTAGGCGGCACTCTGGAGGTCGTCGAACGTCGACGCGACAGCATTCATGCGTTGCTGACGACGCTTTTACTTTCTCAGGGAACGCCAATGTTGCTGGCCGGTGATGAACATGGACACAGTCAGCATGGCAACAACAACGCCTACTGTCAGGACAATGCGTTGACCTGGCTGGACTGGTCACAGGCGAGCGGGGGATTAATCGATTTTACCGCTGCATTGATAAAACTGCGCCAGCAAATCCCGGCGCTGGTGGGAGACCATTGGTGGGAAGAGGGAGATGGCAACGTGCGCTGGCTTAACCGCCACGCACAACCATTGAGTGCGGATGAGTGGCAACACGGGCCAATGCAGATGCAAATCCTGCTGTCGGACCGTTTTCTTATTGCTATCAATGCCGCGCTTGATACCGCTGAAATTGTTTTACCTGAAGGGGAATGGCGTGCTGTTCCCCCCTTTGCCGGAGTGGATAATCCGGTAATTACGGCTGTCTGGCCGGGACCTGCGCACGGACTGTGTGTGTTCCAGAGATGA